One genomic region from Argentina anserina chromosome 2, drPotAnse1.1, whole genome shotgun sequence encodes:
- the LOC126784699 gene encoding uncharacterized protein LOC126784699, producing MFSMEESDKHKRVGGDGFLRVLFWRFHNFRMLLGSDLLLFSNEKYVVVSLHLGDVSREVKPITWLEAWLDNVMASVPKMAICYHENGVVHSYELLKTDNIFLLKGISDDGTPAFHPYVVQQNGLAVLRFLQENCKQDPGAYWLYKSAGENDIQLFDLSDIPKNHSSNDCDDSSCSMPALMHRQRSDSL from the exons ATGTTTTCAATGGAAGAGTCTGATAAGCATAAACGAGTTGGTGGCGATGGGTTTTTACGTGTTTTGTTTTGGCGATTTCACAATTTCCGCATGCTACTTGGAAGTGACTTGCTTCTGTTCAGTAATGAAAAATATGTTGTTGTTAGCCTGCATCTAGGGGACGTTTCACGAGAG GTTAAACCTATAACTTGGCTGGAAGCCTGGCTAGACAATGTCATGGCTAGTGTGCCGAAGATGGCCATCTGTTATCATGAAAACGGTGTGGTCCATAGTTACGAACTTCTGAAAACAGATAATATATTTCTACTGAAAGGAATATCTGATGATGGCACTCCTGCTTTTCATCCTTATGTGGTACAGCAAAATGGCCTTGCTGTTTTAAGGTTCCTTCAAGAAAATTGCAAGCAAGATCCTGGAGCTTATTGG CTGTATAAAAGTGCTGGGGAAAATGACATTCAACTTTTCGATCTTTCTGATATTCCAAAGAACCATTCTTCTAATGATTGTGATGATAGCTCATGCTCTATGCCTGCTCTAATGCATAGACAGAGAAGTGATTCCTTGTAG
- the LOC126783936 gene encoding agamous-like MADS-box protein AGL62, with amino-acid sequence MALYFASIVGLREICGFYDGSGRASQAKKLLVSSEHQREVVAMAARVNRGRQKVQLVRIQNESNRQVTFSKRKFGIFKKSSELCTLTRVEMVVLITSPGNKIFSFGHPFVETIANRYLSRNRDAPANTYVTEQYLETFQNMKLEDLNAEYTTVDEELLNCRSRAEMLHKSEMINHAREQYQKALEMMNEEQLKSFEKDLKMLRGIVAHQSHVLHQRKVEVMQHNAAMEATSAIKHFFTAGCSS; translated from the exons ATGGCTCTCTACTTTGCTTCAATAGTTGGGTTAAGGGAGATTTGTGGGTTTTACGACGGCAGTGGTCGTGCTAGTCAGGCCAAGAAACTGCTTGTTTCCAGCGAACATCAAAGAGAAG TTGTTGCAATGGCAGCTAGAGTCAATAGAGGTCGCCAGAAGGTTCAATTGGTAAGAATTCAAAATGAAAGTAACCGGCAAGTTACTTTctccaaaagaaaatttggaATTTTTAAAAAGTCAAGTGAGCTTTGCACACTCACACGTGTTGAGATGGTTGTACTCATAACATCGCCCGGAAATAAGATATTCTCTTTTGGACACCCTTTTGTGGAGACCATTGCAAACCGATATCTTTCAAGGAATCGTGACGCCCCTGCTAACACATACGTCACAGAGCAATATTTGGAGACTTTTCAGAACATGAAACTTGAGGATCTGAATGCAGAGTATACTACTGTAGATGAAGAGCTTTTGAACTGCAGGTCGCGTGCTGAGATGCTTCACAAGAGTGAAATGATCAACCATGCTAGGGAGCAATACCAAAAAGCCTTAGAAATGATGAACGAGGAACAACTCAAATCTTTTGAGAAAGACTTGAAAATGCTTCGTGGCATTGTGGCTCACCAGTCTCATGTGCTACATCAAAGGAAAGTTGAGGTGATGCAGCACAACGCTGCAATGGAGGCTACAAGTGCAATTAAACATTTTTTTACCGCTGGATGCAGCTCTTAA
- the LOC126783937 gene encoding uncharacterized protein LOC126783937: MEQTMQKMDADFKRFITEVDGKLSSLLEDVANLADGVKDVTELQNEISVLKKALSNESLTVPKVKVPEPKAFHGVRNAKELENFLWDMEQYFIAAHIPIHEQVSITSMYLAGDAKLWWRTRTQDDMNVGRPRIEEWNNLKKELKVQFLPCNAAWIARESLKKLRHTSSVHEYVKEFSSLMLDISNMSEEDNLFNFMSGLQPWAQTELRRQGVKDLPSAMAAADSLVDLNLDHHPATNNGKDATSKGSKKFEAKEKGKANSSKNQSQDRNKWSSGCFICAGPHLARHCPKNEQLNALVAEESSSDAAEKALLSPMQLLNALTIVESKKESMYMPIKVDGEEVLGTLDSGATINFVDVEVARELGLEMSQNSSMVKAVDSEAKSVEGTTTVCMKIAVWEGEYSLLAAALDDYDLILNMEFFRMAKVGTVSYLGGIFFVNEKFPCFVEAKDADQLLYRMENQLVRDARQSKARVKKGETRPDATLMEIKPEKILIVPENVVLPLSYVKDYKMKLEASARRPHAQAFHGAVPLEKAKQRRHYGVLQEAGPRRLSKVRYGAELLQMKQQGLSDHDN, from the coding sequence ATGGAACAGACCATGCAAAAGATGGATGCGGATTTCAAGCGGTTCATCACAGAGGTGGACGGCAAGCTATCTTCTCTTTTGGAGGATGTAGCAAACCTTGCGGATGGAGTGAAGGACGTGACGGAGTTACAAAACGAAATTTCAGTCCTTAAAAAGGCCCTCAGCAATGAAAGCCTTACTGTCCCGAAGGTGAAGGTGCCGGAACCGAAAGCTTTCCATGGAGTTCGTAATGCCAAGGAGTTGGAGAACTTCCTATGGGACATGGAGCAGTACTTTATTGCTGCCCATATCCCCATCCATGAGCAGGTTTCCATTACTAGCATGTATCTTGCCGGAGATGCCAAACTATGGTGGAGGACTCGAACGCAAGATGATATGAATGTGGGCAGACCAAGAATCGAAGAGTGGAATAACTTGAAGAAGGAGTTGAAGGTTCAGTTCCTTCCTTGCAATGCCGCATGGATTGCAAGAGAATCTCTCAAGAAGCTAAGACACACAAGCTCGGTTCATGAGTATGTCAAGGAGTTCAGTTCCTTGATGTTGGACATCTCCAACATGTCAGAAGAAGACAATCTGTTCAATTTCATGTCGGGATTGCAACCTTGGGCGCAAACGGAGTTGCGAAGACAAGGGGTAAAAGACTTACCAAGTGCAATGGCAGCGGCGGACAGCTTGGTGGATCTAAACTTAGATCATCATCCTGCAACAAACAATGGCAAGGATGCCACTTCGAAAGGATCGAAGAAGTTTGAAGCAAAGGAGAAGGGTAAAGCTAATAGTTCAAAGAATCAGTCCCAAGACAGAAACAAGTGGAGTTCGGGTTGCTTTATATGTGCCGGTCCTCATTTAGCACGACATTGTCCTAAGAATGAGCAGTTGAATGCATTGGTTGCCGAAGAATCAAGCAGCGATGCAGCGGAGAAAGCTCTCCTTAGTCCTATGCAATTGTTAAACGCTTTGACAATTGTGGAGTCAAAGAAGGAATCAATGTACATGCCAATCAAAGTTGATGGTGAAGAGGTGCTAGGAACGTTGGACAGTGGAGCAACAATTAACTTTGTCGATGTCGAAGTAGCTAGAGAGCTGGGATTAGAGATGAGTCAGAACTCAAGCATGGTAAAGGCTGTGGACTCGGAGGCCAAATCAGTCGAAGGTACCACGACGGTATGCATGAAGATTGCAGTTTGGGAGGGCGAGTACAGTTTGCTTGCAGCAGCTTTAGATGATTATGATTTGATCCTTAATATGGAGTTCTTCCGAATGGCGAAAGTAGGGACGGTTTCTTACTTGGGTGGgattttctttgtgaatgagaAGTTCCCATGCTTTGTAGAAGCAAAAGATGCGGATCAACTGCTGTACCGCATGGAAAATCAACTTGTTCGGGATGCTCGTCAGTCAAAAGCAAGAGTGAAGAAAGGGGAAACAAGGCCGGATGCAACCTTGATGGAGATCAAGCCGGAGAAGATTCTTATAGTACCCGAGAATGTGGTGCTTCCTCTTAGCTATGTGAAAGACTACAAGATGAAGTTGGAAGCTAGTGCAAGAAGACCTCATGCACAAGCATTTCATGGAGCGGTGCCATTGGAGAAAGCGAAGCAGCGGAGACACTATGGTGTGTTGCAAGAAGCAGGTCCGAGGAGACTTTCCAAAGTTCGCTATGGCGCTGAGTTGTTGCAAATGAAGCAACAAGGTTTGAGTGATCATGACAATTAG